A single window of Aphidius gifuensis isolate YNYX2018 linkage group LG1, ASM1490517v1, whole genome shotgun sequence DNA harbors:
- the LOC122847694 gene encoding uncharacterized protein LOC122847694: protein MLLPIPERIDMEEVCTKWKEACQLAWYDIKEYKCESSIGRCYDNRLLTQSYLEKILLRCGKYLKKLSLSDIFDSRIMPFVGDHCKNLTTLECQFDDNFLINNADHFVQAFTQLDKLKCIKILLNHTTKNEPLNLFEIINSLSEGINEIHIPHKRWWNSERAVLFTLKKFKNLQKLTLHSLCLDELILQEIAEATTLVYLYIRLYDTHIEFPLFDKLVNLEYIKIELQGEDKDRKDTTKVLDTIFCKCKNLKHLDIPNYYYDLAEIPLAKWKNFKNLEYLTLSCYEILPDLADTIVKYCKNLKHLFLNPRFSHIEANVVEKVTKLENLESLEIHDKCFDEEAIIAISKNCKKLKRLELYHCAVLTGIDNDASLREHSSPSVLNELSKLQYLEYLSLSDTERIDDNTIIDIANNCKNLKHLDICTNDDNNITETALLALTKLENLEILRVASHDISDSYISRLKGLKEFICSYCWNLTDTGIIQLIKNNPDLEEICAFGLETFTIDLVIGADEATKNRTNGIILRIEIDDSSLIEASKSLITSQWLVFTD from the exons atgttgttgccaataccagaaaggatagacatggaagaag TTTGTACTAAATGGAAAGAAGCATGTCAACTcgcttggtatgacattaaagaatacaaatgtgaatcatcaattggacgttgttatgataaccgtttattgacacaatcataccttgagaaaatattattaagatgtggtaaatatcttaaaaaattGTCTCTCTCAGATATTTTTGATTCAAGAATTATGCCATTTGTTGGtgatcattgtaaaaatttaacaaccttGGAATgtcaatttgatgataattttttgattaataatgctgatcactttgttcaagcatttacacagttagataaattaaaatgcattaaaataTTACTGAACCATACGACAAAAAATGAACCATTGAatctatttgaaataattaatagtcttTCAGAAGGAATCAATGAAATTCATATACCTCATAAACGTTGGTGGAACAGTGAACGAGCAGTTCTTTTT actttaaaaaaatttaaaaatcttcaaaaactGACTTTACATAGCCTCTGTTTAGACGAGCTAATTCTTCAAGAAATAGCAGAAGCAACAACACTTGTTTATCTTTACATTCGATTGTATGATACACACATAGAGTTTCCTCTATTTGATAAACTCGTGaatttggaatatattaaaatagagCTTCAAGGAGAAGATAAAGATAGGAAAGACACTACAAAAGTACTCGAcactattttttgtaaatgcaaaaatctaaaacatcttgatattccaAATTACTACTATGATCTTGCTGAAATTCCTTTGGCAAAATggaaaaactttaaaaatttagaatatcttACTTTATCTTGTTATGAAATACTACCTGACTTAGCagatacaattgttaaatattgcaagaatttgaAACACTTGTTCTTGAACCCTAGATTCTCTCATATAGAGGCAAATGTTGTAGAAAAAGTTACGAAATTGGAAAATCTTGAAAGCTTAGAGATTCATGATAAATGCTTCGATGAGGAAGCAATAATcgcaatttcaaaaaattgtaaaaaacttaaacgtttagaaCTTTATCATTGCGCAGTATTAACAGGTATTGATAATGATGCGTCACTTCGCGAACATTCTTCTCCATCTGTTTTaaatgagttatcaaaattacaatatcttgaatatttaagcTTGAGTGATACAGAAAGAATTGAcgataatacaattattgatattgctaataattgtaaaaacctaaAACATTTAGATATCTGTACTaacgatgataataatattactgaAACAGCTCTCCTTGCTTTAACAAAGttggaaaatttagaaatactaAGAGTAGCTTCTCATGATATTTCAGACAGCTACATTAGCAGGTTGAAAGgattaaaagaatttatttgtaGTTATTGTTGGAATCTTACTGATACTGGTatcattcaattaataaaaaataacccagatCTTGAAGAAATCTGTGCTTTTGGACTAGAAACTTTTACAATTGACTTGGTTATTGGTGCTGATGAGGCgactaaaaatcgtacaaatggtattattttacGGATAGAAATAGATGATTCGTCACTAATTGAAGCTTCTAAGTCATTAATCACATCTCAATGGTTGGTTTTTACTGATTAG